Proteins from one Sphingobium herbicidovorans genomic window:
- a CDS encoding RidA family protein translates to MIITRIDQGPRMSEAVIHGNTVYLSGQIGAPGESVTNQTKAVLAEIEALLNRADSDKNHMLTAQIRLADMNDFAEMNTVWDAWIADAPAPTRATGEAKLASSDYKVEIIVTAAKIS, encoded by the coding sequence ATGATCATCACTCGCATCGATCAGGGCCCACGCATGAGCGAGGCCGTCATTCACGGCAACACCGTCTATCTCTCCGGCCAGATCGGCGCGCCGGGCGAAAGCGTGACCAATCAGACCAAAGCCGTTCTCGCTGAGATCGAAGCACTGTTGAATCGGGCCGACAGCGACAAGAACCATATGCTGACGGCGCAGATCCGGCTGGCCGACATGAACGACTTCGCCGAGATGAACACTGTCTGGGACGCGTGGATTGCCGATGCGCCTGCGCCCACCCGCGCCACCGGCGAAGCAAAACTGGCCAGTTCGGATTACAAGGTCGAAATTATCGTAACGGCAGCGAAGATAAGCTGA
- a CDS encoding IS110 family RNA-guided transposase, with protein sequence MEISTIGLDLAKNVFQVHGISATGEVVIRKALRRSQMLPFFEKLPPCLVGAEACGTSHHWARELTKLGHEVRLMPAAYVKPYVKRGKNDAADAEAICEAVTRQTMRFVPVKSREQQAALSLHRVRSLLIKQRTQLVNMMRSVLAELGIAIPVGIVKALQMAREIVDRESRLDLPTEATNVVAMLAEQLLQLHVQLRKLDLRLAALQRSDDRARRLATIPGIGPIGATALAASVTDPTQFASGRQFAAWLGLTPRQSSSGGKERLGRITKMGDRYLRQLLIVGATALVRYAKEKPSTVDPRFVALLARKPARVASVAIANKMARIAWAVMARGGVFERGHAPVLAAA encoded by the coding sequence ATGGAGATTAGCACGATCGGCCTTGATTTGGCCAAGAACGTTTTTCAGGTTCACGGTATCAGCGCGACCGGTGAGGTCGTGATTCGCAAGGCGCTGCGGCGATCGCAGATGTTGCCGTTCTTCGAGAAGTTGCCGCCGTGTCTGGTAGGCGCCGAGGCCTGCGGGACGTCGCATCACTGGGCGCGCGAACTGACCAAGCTGGGTCATGAGGTCCGGCTGATGCCAGCGGCTTACGTAAAGCCTTATGTGAAGCGCGGTAAGAACGACGCTGCCGACGCCGAGGCGATCTGCGAAGCTGTCACGCGTCAGACGATGCGGTTCGTGCCCGTCAAGTCGCGCGAACAGCAGGCGGCGTTGTCGCTGCACCGCGTGCGTAGCCTTTTGATCAAGCAGCGCACGCAACTGGTCAACATGATGCGCAGCGTGCTCGCCGAGCTGGGCATCGCCATCCCGGTCGGGATCGTGAAGGCACTGCAGATGGCGCGAGAGATCGTCGACCGCGAGTCTAGGCTCGATCTGCCGACCGAGGCGACCAACGTCGTCGCTATGCTGGCAGAGCAACTGCTCCAGCTTCACGTTCAGTTGCGCAAGCTCGACCTGCGTCTCGCCGCCCTGCAGCGGAGCGACGACAGGGCCCGACGCCTGGCGACTATCCCTGGTATCGGGCCGATCGGCGCGACGGCGCTCGCGGCATCGGTCACCGATCCCACGCAGTTCGCCTCGGGGCGCCAGTTCGCCGCCTGGCTGGGGCTAACTCCGCGGCAGAGCTCGAGCGGTGGCAAGGAACGCTTGGGGCGCATTACCAAGATGGGCGACAGATATCTGCGGCAGCTTCTGATCGTTGGCGCAACCGCATTGGTTCGATACGCCAAGGAGAAACCCAGCACGGTCGATCCGCGCTTTGTCGCTCTGCTCGCCAGAAAGCCCGCGCGCGTCGCGTCGGTCGCCATCGCTAACAAGATGGCGCGGATCGCATGGGCGGTCATGGCGCGCGGTGGGGTCTTCGAACGCGGGCATGCGCCTGTGCTGGCGGCAGCATAG
- the fdhF gene encoding formate dehydrogenase subunit alpha — protein MTFTRETDHGTPPAVATGKSVTLTIDGQSVSMPEGTSIMRAASLTGCSIPKLCATDSVESFGSCRLCLVEIEGRAGYPASCTTPVAEGMVVRTQTDRLKQLRRGVMELYISDHPLDCLTCAANGDCELQDQAGAVGLRDVRYGYDGATNMGQPKDQSNPYFDFDPSKCIVCSRCVRACEEVQGTFALTIEDKGFGSKVSASQGEDFLGSECVSCGACVQACPTASLIEKKVVETGTPDRAVVTTCAYCGVGCTFRAEMRGEELVRMVPWKDGKANRGHSCVKGRFAWGYAQHQDRILSPMIRVSVNEPWREVSWEEAITHTASEFRRIQEKFGKLSIGGITSSRCTNEETFLVQKLIRQGFGNNNVDTCARVCHSPTGYGLSKTFGTSAGTQDFDSVMKADVILVIGANPTDGHPVFASRMKKRLRQGAKLIVIDPRRTDLVKSPHVEAEHHLPLRPGTNVAILTALAHVVVTEKLYDEAFIRERCDWDEFQDWADFVSEPSRSPEAIEPLTGVVAQEVRAAARLYATGGNAAIYYGLGVTEHSQGSSTVMAIANLAMATGNVGREGVGVNPLRGQNNVQGACDMGSFPHEFSGYRHVSDDATRKQFEQAWGVKLDKEPGLRIPNMLDAATDGRFKGIFIQGEDILQSDPNTHHVAAGLAAMECVVVQDLFLNETANYAHVFLPGSTFLEKDGTFTNAERRIQMVRKVMTPLNGYADWEIVQLVANAMGLNWSYEHPSQIMEEIAALTPTFAGVNYDRLDEEGSLQWPANDVAPDGTPTMHIGGFVRGKGKFVVTDYVPTDEKTGPRFPLLLTTGRILSHYNVGAQTRRTSNTAWHPEDRLEIHPSDGENRGLKDGDWVALRSRAGETTLRALVTERVAPGVVYTTFHHPETQANVITTDYSDWATNCPEYKVTAVQVSLSNGPSDWQQEYAEQAKRSRRVAPVEPAE, from the coding sequence ATGACTTTCACCCGCGAAACCGATCATGGAACCCCGCCCGCCGTCGCAACCGGCAAAAGCGTCACGCTTACCATTGACGGGCAAAGCGTCAGCATGCCCGAAGGCACCAGCATCATGCGCGCCGCATCGCTGACGGGTTGCTCCATCCCCAAGCTCTGCGCCACCGACAGCGTGGAAAGCTTCGGGTCCTGCCGCCTGTGCCTGGTCGAGATTGAAGGGCGCGCTGGCTATCCTGCCTCATGCACCACCCCCGTCGCTGAGGGCATGGTGGTACGCACGCAGACCGATCGTCTGAAGCAGCTGCGCCGGGGGGTGATGGAGCTATACATCTCCGATCATCCGCTCGACTGCCTGACCTGCGCCGCCAATGGCGATTGCGAACTGCAGGATCAGGCAGGGGCGGTGGGCCTGCGCGATGTGCGCTATGGCTATGACGGCGCGACCAACATGGGTCAGCCCAAGGACCAGTCCAACCCCTATTTCGACTTCGATCCCAGCAAATGCATCGTCTGCTCCCGCTGCGTCAGGGCCTGTGAAGAGGTTCAGGGCACCTTTGCCCTCACCATCGAGGATAAGGGCTTTGGATCGAAAGTGTCCGCTTCGCAGGGCGAGGATTTCCTCGGCTCGGAATGCGTATCCTGCGGCGCCTGCGTGCAAGCCTGCCCCACCGCTTCCCTTATAGAAAAGAAAGTCGTGGAGACCGGGACGCCTGACCGCGCGGTCGTCACCACCTGCGCCTATTGCGGCGTTGGATGCACCTTTCGGGCCGAGATGCGGGGTGAGGAACTGGTGCGCATGGTGCCGTGGAAGGATGGCAAGGCCAATCGCGGTCATAGCTGCGTCAAGGGCCGGTTTGCCTGGGGCTACGCCCAGCATCAGGATCGTATCCTGAGCCCCATGATCCGCGTCTCGGTGAACGAACCATGGCGCGAGGTCAGCTGGGAAGAGGCGATCACCCATACCGCGAGCGAGTTTCGCCGCATCCAGGAAAAATTTGGCAAGCTGAGCATCGGTGGCATCACGTCCAGCCGCTGCACCAATGAAGAGACATTTCTGGTGCAGAAGTTGATCCGCCAGGGCTTCGGCAATAATAATGTCGATACCTGCGCGCGGGTCTGCCACTCGCCGACCGGCTATGGTCTCAGCAAGACCTTCGGCACCTCCGCCGGGACGCAGGACTTCGACAGCGTCATGAAGGCAGACGTCATATTGGTCATCGGCGCCAATCCGACCGACGGCCATCCAGTGTTCGCAAGCCGCATGAAGAAGCGGCTGCGGCAGGGCGCGAAGCTGATCGTCATCGACCCGCGTCGTACCGATCTGGTCAAATCGCCGCATGTAGAGGCGGAGCATCACCTTCCCCTGCGTCCTGGCACCAATGTCGCGATCCTGACGGCGCTCGCTCATGTGGTAGTGACGGAGAAGCTCTATGATGAGGCTTTCATCCGCGAGCGCTGCGACTGGGACGAGTTTCAGGACTGGGCGGACTTCGTATCCGAACCGAGCCGCTCGCCTGAAGCGATCGAGCCGCTGACGGGCGTGGTTGCGCAGGAGGTGCGCGCGGCTGCGCGGCTGTACGCCACGGGTGGTAATGCAGCGATCTATTATGGCTTGGGTGTGACAGAGCACAGCCAGGGCAGTTCCACCGTCATGGCGATCGCGAACCTTGCCATGGCCACTGGCAATGTCGGACGCGAAGGCGTTGGCGTGAACCCGCTCAGGGGCCAGAATAATGTTCAAGGCGCCTGCGACATGGGCAGCTTCCCGCACGAATTTTCAGGCTATCGCCACGTATCGGACGATGCGACCCGCAAGCAGTTCGAACAGGCCTGGGGCGTGAAGCTGGACAAGGAGCCGGGGCTGCGCATTCCCAATATGCTCGATGCTGCGACAGACGGCAGGTTCAAGGGCATCTTCATCCAGGGCGAGGATATTTTGCAGTCGGACCCCAATACCCATCATGTCGCGGCGGGCCTCGCAGCGATGGAATGCGTGGTCGTGCAGGACCTGTTCCTGAACGAGACCGCCAATTACGCGCATGTCTTTCTGCCAGGCTCCACATTCCTGGAGAAGGACGGCACCTTCACCAATGCGGAGCGGCGTATCCAGATGGTGCGCAAGGTCATGACGCCTCTCAACGGCTATGCCGACTGGGAAATCGTCCAACTGGTCGCCAACGCCATGGGGCTGAACTGGAGCTACGAGCATCCTTCGCAGATCATGGAAGAGATCGCGGCGCTCACGCCAACCTTTGCCGGTGTCAATTATGACCGGCTGGATGAAGAAGGCTCGCTGCAATGGCCGGCCAATGATGTCGCCCCTGACGGCACGCCGACAATGCACATTGGCGGTTTTGTGCGGGGGAAGGGCAAGTTCGTGGTGACAGACTATGTGCCGACTGACGAGAAGACCGGGCCACGCTTTCCTCTGTTGCTGACCACTGGGCGGATTCTCAGTCACTATAATGTCGGTGCACAGACGCGGCGGACCAGTAATACGGCTTGGCATCCTGAAGACCGCTTGGAAATCCATCCTAGTGACGGGGAAAACCGGGGCCTCAAGGACGGCGACTGGGTGGCGCTGCGCAGCCGGGCAGGGGAAACGACTCTCCGTGCGCTCGTCACCGAACGGGTCGCCCCCGGCGTCGTCTATACCACTTTCCACCATCCAGAGACGCAGGCGAACGTGATCACCACCGACTATTCGGACTGGGCCACCAATTGCCCTGAATATAAGGTTACGGCGGTTCAGGTGAGCCTGTCCAACGGTCCAAGCGATTGGCAGCAGGAATATGCCGAGCAGGCCAAGCGCAGCCGGCGTGTCGCGCCTGTGGAACCGGCGGAATAA
- a CDS encoding ParA family protein, which produces MKTTAVNIEKGGAGKTTIACHLAWHLADAGHRVLVLDLDRQCNASTALRDFEQLGSCKPLFEPGYAALEGLQRAIYSNRMAGEYDADYGKALTCFRANFAALKAAYDYCVIDTPPAWSWINFAALMVCDDLIVPVELGPFGPDSTRQLSNSIQTVNQRGRQTPIRVAGLVANRVKANDRNQQTMLAELKAKVGRNLFSTHLPDRAHYSQAVQAGVPVWRFDKDVRSSLQPMQAFLDEALQRIGS; this is translated from the coding sequence ATGAAGACGACCGCCGTGAACATCGAGAAGGGCGGCGCAGGCAAAACCACGATCGCCTGTCATCTCGCTTGGCACCTTGCGGATGCCGGGCACCGTGTTCTGGTGCTGGACCTTGATCGGCAGTGCAATGCATCGACCGCACTGCGCGATTTCGAGCAGCTTGGCTCGTGCAAACCCTTGTTCGAACCGGGCTATGCCGCGCTCGAGGGATTGCAGCGGGCCATTTACTCCAACCGCATGGCTGGAGAATATGATGCCGACTATGGCAAGGCGCTGACTTGCTTCCGCGCAAATTTCGCGGCGTTGAAGGCGGCCTATGATTATTGCGTGATCGACACGCCGCCAGCATGGAGCTGGATCAATTTTGCCGCGCTGATGGTCTGTGACGATCTGATCGTGCCGGTCGAACTGGGCCCCTTCGGACCCGATTCCACCCGGCAACTTTCCAACTCGATCCAGACCGTCAATCAACGCGGCCGCCAGACGCCGATCCGGGTTGCGGGTTTGGTCGCGAACCGGGTCAAGGCCAATGACCGCAACCAGCAGACGATGCTGGCTGAGCTCAAGGCCAAAGTTGGCCGCAACCTGTTTTCCACGCATCTTCCCGATCGCGCTCACTATAGCCAGGCTGTGCAGGCCGGCGTTCCGGTTTGGCGGTTCGATAAGGATGTAAGATCGTCCCTGCAGCCGATGCAGGCGTTCCTGGACGAGGCATTGCAGAGGATCGGTTCCTGA
- a CDS encoding single-stranded DNA-binding protein, whose protein sequence is MQNIAEFRIIGRVNKVTEHEKVAKISVAANYNRQEDGEWVTDTHWNEVTLFGRLIERATKIDKGDLIHVTGRVRQNSYDTADGKRYTVELIADGLAVLTKASENHDR, encoded by the coding sequence ATGCAGAACATCGCTGAATTTCGCATCATCGGCCGCGTCAACAAGGTCACGGAGCATGAGAAGGTGGCGAAGATTTCGGTCGCCGCCAATTACAACCGCCAGGAAGATGGTGAGTGGGTCACCGACACCCACTGGAATGAAGTAACGCTATTTGGTCGCCTGATCGAGCGCGCAACCAAGATCGACAAGGGAGACCTGATCCACGTGACCGGACGGGTTCGGCAGAACTCCTACGACACGGCTGACGGCAAACGCTACACGGTTGAACTGATCGCCGATGGCCTCGCGGTCCTCACAAAGGCCAGCGAAAATCACGACCGGTAA
- a CDS encoding formate dehydrogenase subunit delta, with product MSEDGHVMSTADRLVYMAHQIDRNFAPMGQERAVVALNEHLTSFWDPRMRAQIIEIAREQPDKFSSTVAAAVALMAQHSRAERADPALFNGVDEAGHCDAG from the coding sequence ATGAGCGAGGATGGCCATGTCATGTCGACCGCAGATCGCCTGGTATACATGGCGCACCAGATTGACCGAAATTTTGCGCCAATGGGTCAGGAGCGGGCGGTGGTGGCGCTGAATGAGCACCTCACCAGTTTTTGGGATCCTCGGATGAGGGCTCAAATCATCGAGATCGCGCGTGAGCAGCCGGATAAGTTCTCTTCCACTGTGGCGGCCGCTGTGGCGCTGATGGCGCAGCACAGCCGCGCAGAGCGGGCCGATCCTGCGCTTTTCAACGGGGTCGATGAGGCAGGGCATTGCGACGCCGGTTGA